The Drosophila sulfurigaster albostrigata strain 15112-1811.04 chromosome 3, ASM2355843v2, whole genome shotgun sequence genomic sequence TTGGGGACTGGCAAATGAAGTATGACATCTAGGGGCAGCGGGGGAAGGGGATAGGAGGAGATAGGCCTTCGCTATCAGTTGTAGCTGAAGCAGCTGGCTTGGCTTTGAAATGTTTAGTCGAGACAGACAAATAAGTTgattgttttgtgtgtttgcagcCAGCACGTAAATGATACTGACAGGCCCATGACGGTTGGATCTCAACGCCAATGGCTCGtcaagtggcagcaacagcaagagctacagcagcagcagcatcagatGAGACAAAACTTAATTTCTACATTTGCTGacacgataacaacaacaaaaacaatgacaaCTAGAAGGAACAACAAGGCATATCAGAGTAAATTTAGTGCGGCGGTTGAGTGGGTAAACTGGTCAGTGAGAAGTAATCGAAGTGGCAAGCGGTGGTAAGTGGTAAGTGGTAAGCGGCAACAGTAGCACATCGATTGGGATAGCCagcattttgtttagtttagcTCATCTCTGGGCGTCTATTCCATTAGACGCTTTTAGTGCTTGTTAAATTCCAATTAACAACTTTTTCTGccagtttttttgtttttgtcgatTAACGATTTGCTGCACGTTgcatgttgcacgttgcagTATGGTGCAGGCTGCCATTTAAGGGGAGAGTTGCCTCCTCAATCTCAATCTTAGTCGCTCAGTCTTGGCCTCAACTTGTTGCTCGCTGTCAGCAGCATCTTGCATCGCTCACGATGCCTTTGCGTTAATTGAACCCGCACACAGTTGGCCATGTTAGAGTCACATTAGTTGTGTAGTTTGTTTACCTGTCTGTTGgtttgtttgtctgcctgTCACGCAactgttgcacgttgcacgttgtcAATTTCAAAAACCTGAACCCATCCGGATGAGTGAGTCAGTCACTCAACTAGCATTTCttgctgtttttttatttcctttgcATTGTAATTCTTTATGGAGATcaataacaattaattttaattctaatttcGACTTTTAGCCGTTTGAGTATTCAACTTATTAATGATTGACCATTCATGCCGACGACGAGGCGATGAGGAAAACGATTTGAAGgcataatgaaaattaattgatcCTATGCACAGCTCAGCGcacacaattcaatttcaatcatCAACAACTTTTGCGCGCCAAaatggtttgtttttttttctctttcgttTTTGTTCGCTAtcttatacaatatttttttgttatttgtttagaTTTAGCAGACAAAATTTCAACCCAGCCCAATTTTGATGGAAAATGCGGTTTTGATGTTTTCAACCGAAAAtagatttcgatttcgatggcgatggcgattgcgattgcaattaattaaaaatgcttcGTGCAATAAACATTCTGTATGCGCGATGAGAAACGTCTAATGATAATCCATGCCAGTGagaaaattaattgtttaaatgtATCTTGGCTGTGGGCCAAAGTGAACAAGATTTACATCTCGTTCGTTGTGTGTTAGTTGTGGCAGCACATTTTCTGCTGATAAATGAAGTTTAATGGCCAACCAATAATCGAAACGGAAACATGAAAAGTCTACGAGTAATGTGCGGCGCATAgactaaaattgtatttttaaaaatgtggcatatactttactttttttttgtttattttatatcgaATTTTACGACCACTGCAGGGGTTTTCATAACAAACATATTGGataaaaagacaaaaacaaacagaattTAGAAGCaaccaatttaaaataaaatcgtgAGCGGGAAAATCGTATggaaacaattaaaatagatcattttaaaaataatgatttatttgtttgtgcaGTTTGGTTGtgtttatttgtaattatgtggtaaatatttgcacaaagtGGAAAATGGAATTAATAAATACCAGAAACAAACAGTAACAAAATACATAGAagcattaaatttgaaatttaaattaataagcaACAGACAACtatgtttttaattgattttaaagaTGTTTATTGTaacatattcataaatatgtaGATGTTTAAAACATTCTTATAGTGTACTTGGTactctatttaaataaatcaataaacaatattgaattttcaagaaatatattacaaCTATGATatgggtattataactttgtacttccaggaaatttatttaataggcAGAAGGAGGATCCTCTGACCccttgctttggctgacaacatggtatattttatacttaatggtatatttttgaaatgcagTACTATGCTAATATACTGTTATGGTATTAACTctgcatattttaagaattatactgcactcgactgaagctttctttcttgttaaATCGTTCGAAAGATATTTATAGCAATGCATATTCAGAGCTATATATCCCTATATTAATAGcgaatatacaaatgtataagCAGATATTGAAAATGTCCAAATATTAGTGTCTAGTATTCAATCATCGTCATCGCGCTTATGATCAGCTGAATTAGAATCATCTGACtcagtttatttgctttttcaatttaagagaaaaacatatatagtgtatatgtgtgtataataTGAACAAtttgtatagtatagtatagtatatagtatagtatttcCATTACTCGTGTACAGATTTCTTGGATATCTTGAAAGCGTCGCGTCGCCAATTCCCCAGCAAAAATCTGACTGTTTGCGTATGCGAATACTCGtatgataaataaatctaGTGTCTGCCATTATTTACTTATAGCGGTTGCATTAGCGACCACGTGCACTACAATAACAGcacagagaacaacaacaaagttaaaCAAAAGCCACCCACAAGCCCACACCGATCCACGGAATCGTAGTcgacgtcgtcatcgtcgtcgcatTTTGGCCAAAGAATCGTGTGCATTTTGCCTGCTGCCAAGTTTATTGTTTAAACTCAAATGCTGATAAATATGTAAGTAAAAGCCAACTGatagtatgtagtatgtaGCTATCACAACAAGTGGCGAGGGGTGAGGGAGGAGCGACAGCTAAGCGCCTAATGTCAAATAGACAATAAACGGCATGTTTCACTagcaaaattgtatttgctttaGGATCGCTTCGCTCGTTAGGCTTTACTTGTGTTGTATGTACGTAAGCAGTTGGGGGAGAGGAAGGCGGAAAGGGAATGAATGGGTGACAAATGGTTGCAGATACATCATGATCGTGCCACAATGATAGCACCACAGTCACAGTCAAACAGTCGCGCCGCATGAAATCATCGATTACGTTCGATAACGATTTCGATTTGTCTTCACTTTgatgcatttgatttgaattggTAAAGTTAACGCAGTTCAGAGACGAACAATTAAAGACATTTACCTTAAGCTGGCGCAAGATTTATGGCTTTGCAACGTGGGCGCATGTCAGCATTTGAATTGGGGGGGCGTGTCAAATGGGCAAAAGTCAAAATGTTGGCTTTGATTTATGCAGCTGAGATTTTTCGGCGCATAGTAAAATATAAGAAAAGGAGCCAACGAAAATTTGCATAAGCGCAacccaaaaatgttttatatagtCAGTCGTATAAAGTATGTAGTACATAGGTGAATTCCCAGCTAGAGCTTTAACAAAGACCTGGGCTAGgtgtttttcaatttacagTTTCATAATTGTGCCACGCCCCCAGCCCCCGCCCCGcatgcgagagtgtgtgtgtggcaggtgtgtgtgtgtgtgtgtgtgtgtgtatgtgtggctCTTTAGAAAAGCGGCCTTATTGTAAATCAACTTACCGGAATGCGGAAGGTGGCGTTGCCTCGTTATGTGAGTGGAAGGTGGTGgagtgtggtgtggtgtggtgtggaGGACGGGGCAGAGATGCCTCTAAGCAACTTGTCGCATATCCTGCAACAGTGCAGTGGCAGCTAGGAGAGCGTTGCCCGTTGCGCCCCTGGCTGcctcgctgctcgctgcctcgtcgttgacgttgtcagcagttaattgaattagttGTTAATTTATGGCTATGTTTTCACTGGGAATTTTGTGAATGTGCGCGTTGCTAACAATGAAGATCCACTCCAGGGGGAAGCTCAAGCtaaagctgatgctgatgttgaagctgaagctgaggtTGCCTGTTGTTGCACGATACACTCAGCAAGCGGTAAGCGACACTCGGTGGCATGCGAAGGACGCCGCCGcgacgctgctgcttctctgtGACAATGCGGCAACTTGAGTTCACTTGATTAAATGCCTGCCACTTAAATTGGCGCTTAAGCGGCACGCACTGCAAGCGGCGATAACAAATCGTCAACCAGCAAAACGcgtatttgtttcttttcttttttttccttcttgttttttttttttaatggtcTTTTATGTCCACTTGCAGTACGTTtatagaatatacatatacacaaacaCTTGTCgcgttgttattattattagtattgtTGTGTACTTCAATTTGATGTCACATTGAAATTCTCtttgatattttctttttgttgcgcttttttttttttatttcattgccCGACACATTCTTTATTCTTCATTCATTCACAATATGCGATTTTTTTTAGTGCTCACAATAAAGTGAAGCGTTTAACTGTTGTTGAGTTTCGCAACATTTGTTTGAGTTGCGCGCCACAGAGAAATAATGTTGACATCCGCGTGGGACGTTCTGAATTCGCGGCAGTTGAACGGCAACTGAAAATCCGCATGCCGCAACATTCATTTCAAAGGCCACGCAACAATTGCGCCGGCCGGCTGCTTGGAGCTTTCTATACGCTGCTCTGCTGTTGTGCTGCTCATGTCTCATTTCCTACTGGGTGTCTGCTTTCTTAACAGCGCGCTAACAGACTGCTGCCTCGCTTAACACTGCCATTTCGAGTATAACATGCAAGATGTTGCCGCGCTTACATTGCATTGTTTGAATTGATTGTGTGGTAGCCAAAACAAACTAAATGATTGATAATTATGtaaagttttgttatttttttttatagttcaTTGAAATCTACATTGGTCTGCGCTGCGTGTGGCACAGATAGATTCCCGTCGGATCAGAGTGAGCATTCTTTGGGACTGAGTGCTGATAAGAAACTATACTATTGCCGTTATTCTTCAAGTATTGtgatttatatacatttttttgttgtattttatttggatGACGCAGTACGAAAATCACAATCTTTATGCATTCTAATTGTGCTCTAATTAAATTCTGCTGTGCCCGtaaattttgggaaattataaatatttaatattctataaataaacacTGAACGCTAAAAAGGGGCGCGTATTACGTAAATATTCTGATTAGTCTTTcgattaataaaaacatagtAAAGCCCACACACTTGTTGCTCAGCCATGTGTGTTTGCATTCACAATAGACAGCTCAAGCTTAAGCAAAGCTCTGCAAAGCTCTTATACTCAGCTCTGTGTTAAGCTGTTAATTCAAATTACGTTTTGATGTGTCGTTTTCAAGTGTAGCTAGACAAGTTgacatacaaatttgtaacgCTTCTTGAGATAGTCGCTTATCATGGCTGTAATTATCAGTGATAAGCATTGTCAAGTTGTCAACTCAAGTTGATGATTTCTGATAGTTgtgcaaatacatatatatctagaATTGATacgagtcagagtcagagatACGATagaacacaacaacaacaacaacaagaacaacacttCTTTCTAGATAGCAAAGTTATTTTCGTCAATAAATCAGTTAACAagttaaatgtttattttaaccgctgctgctgcacgcTCCCCTCGAAGCTTTTTATTGAACTGTATAAGTGAAAGCGAAGCCCTCATCATGTGGTTCATAGATGCCATCGCTGTTGAAAAGCACAATCAAAGGACCTGGGTTGTCGCCTggaatagaaagagagagagagggagatatgTAGTAAAAGGAGCTTTTTGGACAAAAGCTGCTTTGAACTTACTGGTTATGACCACATCGCCACTGGTGGCGCCACAGAAGTAGGTGGCGCGTTCGTTGTTCGCCACCAATGTGGCTTGTGGCACCATCAGAAAATCGGCATTCTGCACGCTGGAGCTGCCGCTGCGATAACACGAGCTATCGGTGAGCAAAGTGGTCGCTTCCGAAGTGGCGCCCACATGGAAGAAGTACGAGCGAATGCTGTGGAAACATGAAGGAATCAATtcgaaattcaattcaatttaaacctCTTGCTTTAACTCACGTGAGTGCTGTTGTGGAAGTATCGCGACGGAAGCAAATGGCATAGTTCAAATGCGATGGATAAATACCGGCGCCCTCGTTGTAGTTGAAGGACTTGACCACGCCTTTGGCATCTGGGAAATACTGCAGACAACCGGGTGGCGCCACTTGGAAGCCATCAGTGTAAGAGGTGGCACGCTGCTCAATCTCCAGCTCACGCACCGAAGCGCCAG encodes the following:
- the LOC133846264 gene encoding uncharacterized protein LOC133846264, with translation MKSSIAIAVLIVGVVGVSVQAASVAKPTCGGTTSSKDINLVIPTNPPRECEYHINAYSKYVCQLRIDFAMTLAQPTLHEQSGGLKTAECDQDYFEVNGLRLCGVEVWQHIYVPFNATAGVSRIDLLIALANRAGGVSLPTPDWNMVVSQLECPAGASVRELEIEQRATSYTDGFQVAPPGCLQYFPDAKGVVKSFNYNEGAGIYPSHLNYAICFRRDTSTTALTIRSYFFHVGATSEATTLLTDSSCYRSGSSSVQNADFLMVPQATLVANNERATYFCGATSGDVVITSDNPGPLIVLFNSDGIYEPHDEGFAFTYTVQ